TGTAGTGAAAGCACTGAGCGAGGACTGATACCACGAGAATCGGAACTCAGCGATCTCCTACCTCTACCGATTCCGGCAGCCTGTTGCCCGATTTGGTTCTACCTCCCTCTGTCTGAGGGAGATGCAGTTAGTTTGAATGCTTTCTACGGGTTTTGTATTCCTCGTAGAACGCCTCGTGTTTGAGTAGTACAAAGCCGAGAAGGATGAGACAGAACCCAACGAGGGTAAGGACGGTAACGTGCTCGTCGAAGAGCATCCAACTGAATACGGTTCCGAATATTGCCGCTCCGTACGTAACGAGGTTGAGTTCGACTGACCCGAGCCGAGGGAGGAGATGAAAGTACAGTAGATACCCGATCGCGCTCACGAATACGCCAAGATAGAGGAGCGCGACGAGTCCTCGCGGAGACACCTGCACGAGCTGTAGAGACTCGTTCGGGCTCACGGAACTGGCGACATGGGTAAGGAGAGCGCCGATAACCATCGCCCACGCGGTCCGCGGAGAGAACGGCATCTCAGCGTTCGCCCATTGAGTGAGGACGCCACCGAGCGCGAATGCAGCGGCGGACAGCAATAAGATCACTTGGCCGATGGTGTCCGCTGCGAGAAGGTTCGCTGGGTCGGGTCGAGTAATCGCCGCAATTCCGACGAACCCGAGGCTAATACCGAGCAACTCGAGTATACCGAATTCCTCTTGTGGGAGAAATATCTTGGCGAAGCCGATCGTTACCACCGGAATCAAGCCGCCGAGGATCGCAGCGATTGCACTCGGAACTGTTTGTTGACCGACGTTCTGGAGGACGCTGTGTCCGGCGAGGGTGAAGATCCCACCAGAGAAAACCGCTATCCAGTCGCGACCATCGCGTGGCCACCAGTAATCGAACGAACGGGAGACGTACAGAAGCAACACGATTGCAGCGAGGTCGAGTCGTAACGCGGCATAAAAGAGCGGCGGAAAATCCTCGAGACCGATCTTTATCGCGGGATACGTGCCGCCCCAGAGGGCCGCTAAGATAACGAAGAAGACGGCGCTCCGATATCGATTGTGGAAGAGAGAATAGCTCATCGTAGCCGGAGGTCGTGCGTCTGTTCCGCCTCAACGACGCGGGAGAACGAAACGGCATAGACTGCGTTATGCCACGTTACGTTCCTGAAATCGACCTCACGTCTCACGTCATCCCTCGCGTCGGGCGTCTTCTTCGGTTCCTCGTGTACGCGGTTGAAAGACTGGCGTCGAATCCGAGGATGGTCGTCTCGTCCGGCGTGCTCCCTTGCTGGCGCGGCCATCGTGTCCAGCGATTCGTTCCGGTCCTATAATCACCCTCCCAACCAAATAATTCTCCCAGAATTTATAATAAATATTATATTGTATACGATGCCCTCAGAGATCTCGGCCCTGCGGCCGTCGATTCCCCCGCCGTTGATCTAGTGATCGGTCGTCTGTACTATCTACTTGTAGCGTGTGATATCCACAGAGAGAAGGAATGAGAGCGATCTCCCCGGGCCAGGAGAGAAATTTCGAGTCCGTTTCGGAGCAGTAGTGCTAATTTTCACTATAGAGCCGACACGCCGCTTCCCGACTATAGACGGGGAGTTTATAAGAAGATAGCAGTAATAACTGTCTATGCCAAAATCTATCACAACTCCGAAAGAGGCGAACGGAACGACGAGACTCACGCTAAAGATTCAGCATCCGAACTGCTGGACGCTCGAAGTGAGCGAAAAGACGGCGGCCGGTATGATCGCACACACGGTCTACAATACCCCTCAAGACACTGTGAAAGGTCACTTTACCGTCTACGCCGATCGGATCGACGAGCTCGACGAATTCGTCAAGACAGCAACGGAGTCGCGGCTGACCGACTCCGTCTCCGAGTTGAGTCCTCGACACGAGTTCGACAAGGACGCATCGAACATCGGGAACACGACTCGGGAGCTCATGGTCGAGTACGATCCCGACAACAGTATGACGGACGCACTACTCGAGTACGGATTCGTCCACGACGCGCCCGTGCGAGTCAACGACGGGTGGGAGTACTGGCCGGTGATCGATACCGGAGACGGAGACCTAAAAGAGCGACTTCGTTCGTTGGAGGAACAGAAAGACGCCGATATCGTCGTCACCAAAATCGCGTCCGTCTCGAAGACGCAAAACGACGTCAGCCACCAGCAGAACCGACTCTCGAATCGGCAACGGGAGGTGTTAAACTTGGCCCGCAAGCGCAACTACTACACGTGGCCGAGGGAGACGACCACGCAGGAACTCGCGGACGAACTCGACATCTCGAAGACGACGCTGCTCGAACACCTCCGAAAGGCGGAAGCGAAACTCCTCGACCAGTACGACTGGTAACTACTCGTCGCTCGAGGAGAGCGTGAAGCCAGATATCTGGTCTCGCGGATCCTTCACGAAGGTGTGCTTGCCCGTGATTCGGGCAGATCCGGTTATCGTGGGGACCGTCAGTGTGACGCCGTCCTGCTCTCTCGTTTCTACGATTCGGCCCTCGAACCGGGTTCCGACGATGCTCTCGTGGATGTACGGTTCGTCGACCGCAAGCCGTCCCTCCTCGTATAGCAGCGCCATCTTCGCACACGTCCCGGTCCCGCACGGAGAGCGGTCCACCTGTCCGCCGCCGAAGACGACGATGCTGCGGTCGGTGTCGTCGGAGGACTCATAGATTTCGGTGATGGCCACCCTCCCTCGCTCGCCGGACAACGGGTGAACGATCTCGAGTTCGTCGTTGACGGCGTCCCGGATTTCGAGTCCCCAGTCGATGACCTCGTCGATTCGAGCCGTATCGACAGAAACGTCCAGTTGTTCGCTATCGACTAACGCGAAGAAGTTCCCGGCGTAGACGACGTCCACCCGAAGCGGCGAGTCCGAGAACGAGACGGGGACCGTCGTCGTGCCGTAGACGAACGACTCGACGTTCTGAATCGTGACCGCTTCGACTCCCCCATCGGCGTACTGTGGTTTCGCTTCGACGACGCCCGCCGGCGTCTCCACGCGGATCGTCGGTTCACTGGGGAGGTGGCCCAACTCGATGAGGGCCGAAACGACACCGATCGTCCCGTGACCGCACATATCCAAGTACCCCTCGCTGTCCATGAAGAACACGCCGAGGTCGACTTCGTCCCTATGGGGTTCGACGACGACCGCACCGAACATGTCGTCGTGACCTCGCGGCTCTCTCATCAGTAGTTCTCGAACCCAGTCGTACTGCTCGGCGAACGACTCGCGCTTCGCGCGAACGCGATCGCCCTCGAGGGTAGACCGATCGAGACCGTCGAGGAGGATCCGTGTCGGTTCCCCAGCTGTATGCGTGTCGACCGTCGTAAACGATGCGTCCGTACGCACGTCGTCGAAGTCACCGTCGAACCTCATTCTTCGAGCGTCTCCAGTTCCGCTATCTCCTCGTCGGACCAGTCGTAATACGGTTCGTCGATTTCTCGAAGCGATCGCACGCACTCGTTGTATCGCTCTCGTGCTTCCGGTGCATACGGGTCGTTCGGATTCGCCTGGGCCCACTCACGGAGTTCCCGCAGCGCACGGGGCGGGTAGCTGTCGATAGTCCCCTGCTCTTTGAGTAACCGCAGCTTCCGTTCTTCGGTGCGAAGTGATTTGATGAGGATGACGCTTGCGACGCCGGGAAGCGCGAGTATCGCGAGAATCATCGTTATCCACGCGACGGTTGAGAGTGCCATCTCAATCACCTCCCTCCGAAGCAGGTTCGGGAGCACTATCCGACACATCTCCAACGACGCTCATTACGACCGTACTTACGACGAGGAGGGCTATCATGAGTCCAACACCCAGGATCATCAGCGTCTGGTTTTCGGTCCCGATGCTCGTGACGACCCCGTAGCCGAGAATGAACACGACTACCGTGGGGACAACGTACTTAACGACCGGATTCCACCATCGGCCAACGTAGAGGCCGGCGTTGCGATTGAGATCGATGACGCGGGCGCGCTCCGG
This genomic interval from Haloterrigena sp. KLK7 contains the following:
- a CDS encoding helix-turn-helix domain-containing protein, giving the protein MPKSITTPKEANGTTRLTLKIQHPNCWTLEVSEKTAAGMIAHTVYNTPQDTVKGHFTVYADRIDELDEFVKTATESRLTDSVSELSPRHEFDKDASNIGNTTRELMVEYDPDNSMTDALLEYGFVHDAPVRVNDGWEYWPVIDTGDGDLKERLRSLEEQKDADIVVTKIASVSKTQNDVSHQQNRLSNRQREVLNLARKRNYYTWPRETTTQELADELDISKTTLLEHLRKAEAKLLDQYDW
- a CDS encoding DMT family transporter, which produces MSYSLFHNRYRSAVFFVILAALWGGTYPAIKIGLEDFPPLFYAALRLDLAAIVLLLYVSRSFDYWWPRDGRDWIAVFSGGIFTLAGHSVLQNVGQQTVPSAIAAILGGLIPVVTIGFAKIFLPQEEFGILELLGISLGFVGIAAITRPDPANLLAADTIGQVILLLSAAAFALGGVLTQWANAEMPFSPRTAWAMVIGALLTHVASSVSPNESLQLVQVSPRGLVALLYLGVFVSAIGYLLYFHLLPRLGSVELNLVTYGAAIFGTVFSWMLFDEHVTVLTLVGFCLILLGFVLLKHEAFYEEYKTRRKHSN
- a CDS encoding proline racemase family protein, with amino-acid sequence MRFDGDFDDVRTDASFTTVDTHTAGEPTRILLDGLDRSTLEGDRVRAKRESFAEQYDWVRELLMREPRGHDDMFGAVVVEPHRDEVDLGVFFMDSEGYLDMCGHGTIGVVSALIELGHLPSEPTIRVETPAGVVEAKPQYADGGVEAVTIQNVESFVYGTTTVPVSFSDSPLRVDVVYAGNFFALVDSEQLDVSVDTARIDEVIDWGLEIRDAVNDELEIVHPLSGERGRVAITEIYESSDDTDRSIVVFGGGQVDRSPCGTGTCAKMALLYEEGRLAVDEPYIHESIVGTRFEGRIVETREQDGVTLTVPTITGSARITGKHTFVKDPRDQISGFTLSSSDE